The Alnus glutinosa chromosome 1, dhAlnGlut1.1, whole genome shotgun sequence region ATAGATTTTTGAATTCATGTTGATACCACAGTgattgatttataatttaggccaactacaGTGACTAATTATGCAATtatcccccccttttttttgttactgccaaaaaaacaattaatggCTTTTTGGGGAAATATTTTTTAGAGTTATggtattttaagaaatttatgAAAAGTATGATTCGATTCCACTTAGAAAATGTCATCATTTATTTGTTGTCACtacacaaaagaaaataatgatcaTTAAATTTCTACTTCTTGAATAATTAGTAATATTCACTCCTAGCACTGAGAGCCCCTTCTGTCTGGTCATGGCGTAAAACATTGATtttatgcccaccaataagAAATTTACACATCAGcctataaccaaaaaaaaaaaaaattcccaaccACCGCCATCATCGCTGCCGCTGCCACTGCTCCACACACTGGAAACTGTCGTGCGACCACCCCCGAGGTTTGGCGGTGGCTTTGGGCCACCCCCAATTTCAGTGTGGGGCAGTGGCTGCGGCAACGTCTAGCTAtgatggttttttgttttggttttttatttgagggttaaatatacttttggtcattttgttttggaaactttattttgtagttactgagtttcaattcgcatcacagatgatacctcagttttggaaaaagaccaaattagtacatcagtcaagttttctgtctaaaaactaacggtctgccacgtgtcTACCCCTGAGGGGGTTGACACATGCCACAATATAAAAatgggataattgcacaattagtccatgtggtatgccataattatttttcactccctatggtttaaaaagttcatgagaggttcTCGTggtatacaataattacaaatcgatcactagcgtcaaattctgttaaattttttaacagattctgtcaaatgccatgtcagcgacacgtgtcgccaataagatggcaacacgtgtccatcttaataaaaaaatataaatttattaaaaaataaataaaaatactaatttttttttaaaaaaaaaaaattaaaattcaaaaaaaaaaaaaaaaaaaaagagcttaaagggtggctgggccaccctttgaggtggcctggccgcccccagccattgggggtggcgcgctACATAGAACTCACCTTATATTTCTAAGACTTTGCACAATAGCTGCACAACTGTTGTGTAAGTGtcattttccaatttcttcAGCCTTAGTGTCGAGAGGGCTTGGAATTTGTTTGAGTCTAATTCCCAAATCAAACGAGGctgaaatgctttttttttttatttttggaaactCACCTGCCAAAATGGAACCAAAATTGGCTCTCCGATTAAAGTAATGAACTCTATGGAGCATCGCTACAACGACAGCAACTAGACTCCGCACCAATTCCAGGAGACCTgattagagcattcctagtagcctcaccaaaatagttttttagctattttagtgagccaatttgatgaaaatcttgAAAAACCACTCACAGCATCCTCACCAtgttaaccaaaaaaatttgatgactaaaattactaaccaaattagataaagcattttcactcaacaacccactcaccaaattttgtttcacatttctctctcacatgattagcacacttttttccttttttctgtcattttcttatttcatctcccatctctcacacgacaatgtccttatttcatagatatgaatgattttttgtaaaaagattatatagagaaaaaataaataaatatgaaaaaattattatttaaatggaatagtgaatattgactagttaaaatgatgaggctgctggggaaattttaataaagtggctcaccagaatagaaaaaagtgatttttagttattttggtgagtaaaatttggtgaggctactaggaatgctcttagacGGTCACTGCAAACCATGACATCTACCGTAGCATGAGAGAAATAAGAGGTCCCCGCCGTTTAGTTTGTGTTTTCAATGGCAATCTAGATACTTCTCGAGCTTCTCAGGGGCACTTTCGTCACACAAAATTTCCCTAATACGCTTCGTATTGGAAGTGAAAATGAGCTTGTTTTGCaaagaacagagtagtgggttgttagttttagaattagtaaaaagtgatgatgtgatataaaataaaataaaaatttatataaaaaaaagtgaaaaatttttgtattgaagtgaattttttatttgaataataataaaaaattattgatatgatataaaaaatgaaaaaaataaaaatgttttgttcgcgattgttattggaaaatgttaaaaaaaaaaaaaaaattgtgaatagcGGCACTATTCTGTTATGTACAGGGCTTAACAAACAAGCCCAATCTCCTTCCCCTCTCTCTGTAGTTTCAACCGCCTTCTTTTCAAGTCTCCCTTTTCCCTTAATGGTTAGGGTTTCTTAGGTGCGTCCACTTCGCACAACAAATATTGCAGAAAACCCCCTGTTCTCTCTCTAATTTCTCCAACTCTCCTCTCGAACAACTTTCTAGGTCGACCGTGGACTGATTCAGCTACTCTTCTTTTTTCTGGTAATAACCATCGCTACTCAGCTTtcgtttttactttttaatttctACCCTTGTAGTTGTATTGATTGGGTTCATGTACACTGTTGCACTGAAAGCGTTTTAGCTCAATGATTGGTTTCTTGTTCTCTTGAGTTTTATTGTTGGTTTGCGTATGAGTTTCTGACTATATCTGAGAGGTGGCGATCTTGTTTTGCGGATTTGTGAGGCAGATTTTGTCATTTAGGCGAAATCGATATTTAAATTATCGGATTGCTAAGCTATTTTGGATTTGAAAGTCAAATTTCTGTGCCTGACAGGTTTCTGTTTGCTGTTTGTGACTCCTTTGGTTAGCTCAGGCTGTACATGCATAcacaaatgtatatatatttgtgtttaAGAATCTCTGTAttactttccttttctttttctttcttcttgttttttttttttttttttttttttttttttttgtgtgtgtgtgtgtgtgtgtttgtgtctTTTGGTATTGATAGCTATTGGAAGCTGTAGGAGATAATTTAGGACTTGGATTTTGTTTTTGGGTATTCATTGGCGGTATTTGCTAGAATAGGTTACTTAGTAGTTTGTTTCAGTTATTCTAAGTTCCATACCAACATTGTTGGTACAATACTCTGGGATGATGGAGGGGATCAAGATCATATAGAGTACGTACCTCCactattggtttttttttttttttttttttttttttttttttgtaactctACTTTTGGGTTCTTACAAccataactattattttttattaaatggtTCAGATTTTGCCACATTGATGTATAACTTAGTGATttagaataaattaaagaaaaattaaggatCTATTAGAAGTAGTAAATGATGAGTTGGCAAAATATAGAGGATCCTAATACTGATGGAGGTGTTTAGCTGTTTTGAATTCGGAAGTTGATCTAGCTGGGGTGAGTAAGTGTTTGTGCTATTAAGGGATCAATGTAGCACAAGGGGTAACTCTATGACCTCGTACATagtacaattttttaaattgccGGTTGACAACTTGAGATAGACCCAAAGCACATGTGGGTAAAATGTAATTAACCCTTGTCATACCCTTGTAGTATTGATGACATTATGTAGGAGCAAGAAAGTTGAGTGGTCATTATGGTCTGTCAATACAATATTTAAGATTACCCAGTATATTAGAGACCTTAAATTTGCTTGGCATTGCAATTGGTTTTAGCTATTCATATTTCTTCCTAAAACTGTTTAAAGAAGTTGTCAATTTAACAATATGATCCGTTTTGCATGCAGATCTGCATAGCTAGCTGCATCATAAGATATGGATGTTGATGTAGATCATTATCTTGTTCTCGGGCTGCCCTCAGGCGAGGAAGGCGCCAAGCTTAGTGTGGATGACATTAAAAAAGCATACAGATCAAAGGCTCTAGAGTTGCACCCAGACAAGAGGCCGGGTAATAAACAAGCCCTTGCTGATTTTCAAAGGCTTCATACATCCTACGAGATTCTCAAGGATGAAAAGGCCAGGAAGTTTTTTGATGATCTTCTACGGGTTAAGCGTGAGCAGCAACGTCGCCAGTCAGAGCGGAGTTCCAAACGTGATGCCAAGCGGCAGAAGATGGTTTCTGACCTTGAAGAAAGGGAGCAGGCCGCTTTTGCTCCTGACCCTGCGGCGAAAGAACgagaagaagaggagagaatTGCTAAGAAGCTGAGGGAAGAGATTGCAAGAATACGAGCAATGCACACAAATAAAGGTGCAAATATGGCATCGGCTGTAAGTAGAGAGTCATCAGGAGTTAAGAAGGAGGGTATGGATACTACTGGGGCTAGGGTGGATAAGGAGAAGGTGCTTAAAGTTTCTTGGGAGAAGGTTGGTGAAGATTACACTGCAGAGGGGTTAAGAGAGTTGTTTTCAAAGTTTGGTGAGGTGGATGATGTTGTCATTAAGAGTTCCAAGAAAAAAGGTTCAGCACTTGTTGTAATGGCGACTAAAGATGCAGCAGTGAGTTGATGATCATACTATATTTATCCCCTGAACTTGTaatgtttctttttggttcttttgtaaGTACTtacgttgttttttttttttcttctaggtTGCTGCTACAGGAAGTTTGTGTGGTCATCTTTCAAATCCTTTGAGTGTTTTACTTCTTCTACCACCAAAGGCAGCCGAGACTTCAAGTGCCATGAGTTCCCCAACGGCATTTGAGGATGCTGTGCTTATGAAACTTCAAGGTTTGatctaaatataaataataaaatatgaaaattactaaATTACCCTTTACCCTAGTTTTACATCTGATAGACATTCTTTTCCTTTCACTTTCAGGCTTCAGCCGACAGCACAAAGCTCATTGATCTGCGTCTCACTACATCGGATCCCTTCAGATCTCTCCGCCAACCAGCCTTTCTGCTGGTTCCCTTCAGCGGCGTCATTGAACCCAGTTGCCATTCTGGAAGTGGGTACGGGGATTACCTTAGTTCTGGCCACTCAGCCACCATCCCACACTCAGCATCAAACGCAGATGGTGGTGATGGCCATTCGGCCCATTCTGGAAGTGGCGGGTACGGGGATTACCTCAATATGGCTCAAGGTTTCTTGAAGAAACAGTGATTCCAACTGCTTTTCTATACTTGTCTGCTTATGTCCACcctttgtcttttacttttgctgaatttctctctcacttttctctttgtaattaggtgttttcttgtatactcccagtgtaccaagggacgccttacgcttttttaatgagattgacttcttacttataaaaaaaatctattctGTACTTGTGCTTTGCTTTGTGGATTTTTAGCCTTTGGAATTTGGATTGTAGTGTGACTGAAACAGGTCTGTCAGAATATGTTCAGTGTGCTAATCTATTTAGCCCAACGTGTATTTCTCCCTTATCTCATCAGATTGCAATATCAGGTTAGATCTAGCTAGCTCATGCATATATTTCGCAATTTCTTGACTCTGAGCTGCGTCTTGACCATTTGGTTACAATAAACCCAAATTGGCTCCTCCCTGCAACGAATTCCCATGGCGAGTCCTCCTCTAACTCAACTTGCGACTGTACTTAACATATATTTTagtcatgtaatttttttttgtcacttcTGGGATTGCTCTCGACTCACTGTTAGTTTTATAGGTGAGGTGGCATATGCCATCTACTTTAGCTCCTCTTTTTCCTTCACTTTTCTCATGATCTGATTGGCATTTTGGGTTCTTTGAGTTTGGATTGTGCTGTCAACATGGAAGATGGATACTTGATGAGATTGAAGACTGGGAAAAGAAGTTTGCTCATTTTCTGTGCTTTCATTAGCCGACACCAGAAGCATTCTGATAAGTAATACAGTGATTTGTGATTcgatttaaaatatttttggttggttATTGTGCATTTCTTCACATTTTCAGGTTGATGCCAGACATCATCAACTGTGTTTTAAACATAGTAAAATATAGCAGGAATATCAGTGTAAgatttgttttgaatttgtaatgcAAGAAAGCATATCTTGAACATCTTATATTAGTTTTGCGCACAACTTGTTCTGTTTTAGCACCAAAACTTCATTTGCAGCctactgattttttttaaccattGTGTTTGTGCTTTCATGTGATTCCGTATGGCTCTTAGCCTGATTTTGCTTGCATAAGTACAGCGTTGCCATAGTTGGCCATTTAGCTGATTTGTTGGTCATTTTAGAActtaaaagtaatttttcttGTGCAGGAgcttgattttttattagatAGGGTTGTTTCCCTAGCTTTTGATGTGATTTCGCATGTCATGGAGACAAGCCCTGTAAGTAAttagtatttctttttcttttcttttcttttctttttttcttttttgggggggagggaGTTGCTCAATATTACCCTAAGTGGCATTCACAAGACCTCCTAGTTATTTAAAAAGTTAGCCAGTAGGATGTGACTGTTGGTATCCTTAGTTTAATTGCAACATTCTTTCTTTAAGATATTCATTCTCATTTACAACAGGGGTGGAGATTAGTTTCACctcattttacctttttgtTGGAACACTGCAATCTTTCCAGCATTAGTTATGAATGAAAAAGCGAGGTTTCTGGAAGAAGTTTACATATTATTGTTTCAAAATTGCTTTTAGGTGATGTCGGAGAGTGGGGCTCCCATTTACCCGTCCGAGTCCAAATCGGTCTTGAGACATCACCGGAATCGAAGGCTAATACTTCTCAGAGGGTTGTTTCTTTGTTCGATGAGGCGGTGACAGCTTTTAGGGCTCCATCGACGCCGTGTCTGGGTGCTTCTTCTCAGGTTTTGGGCGGGACCGTGGTCCAGTCCTCGCCAAAGCCAGGTGGGGGAGTGGGTAAGCCTCCTCCGTCTAGCTTTCTTCGGCATGGTTTCCTCCTCCCGAGTGTTCCGCCCCCTTTGAGTGGCTGTGCTTCTTTGACTACTGATAAGGGTGTAATTTTCAAATCGAATGGCTTGATCCAATCTCAGGAGTGGCCGGTTGGTTTTTGCCCGTTTGGTGAGATTGTTGTGTGGGATCAGGGGGTTGAAGACAGGGTTGGGGAGGAAGGAGACTCTCCTTACCCTTTGAGTGTTTGTCTTCTCgacatgcccttggattgggatTCGGATGGTGTTGAGGATGTTGACACGTCCTTCGCGTTGTTGGATGCAATGGAAGAGGATTTTCTTCGGGGTAATAAGGGTAAGCGGCTTAAGACTAAAGGGAGGAGAGAGTTGCAGAATCTGAAGAGCTCCATCAACTTCAGTGATGAGAGCAGGCCCTCtaggagtaggagaggaaaggctCAAGCTCTGTAGCGTTGAGTGCTCTTAGTGGGTTTTGGGTTCTAGGGTAGGTCTTTGTGGGTTTTGTGCTTTAGGGCttaggtccttgtgggtttctttctttttgggctgtttctttttctctttctagctaggtgctttctcttgtatTCTTCcgatgtacttaggggcgccttacgctttaaTAAAActctttattacttatcaaaaaaaaaattgctttttggTTAAAGGATGAGTTATTTATTTAAACCCTGACTTTATAATGGTTATGCTTGAAAATAGGATAGTGCAGAGTGGGAAGAAGATGCAGATGAATACATACGGAAGAATCTTCCATCTGATCTTGTATGAAAGTTAATTATGatcttttcaaaatattagTTAAACTTTGATTAGCTATCATTTCACTGCTTTTAATCATATACAGGAAGAAATTTCTGGTTGGATAGAGGATTTGTTTACAGCCAGAAAAAGCGCAATAAACTTACTGTGTTATTTCAATGTCAAAGGTTGCTACTTGGTATTCCTCAGTAAATGTCTTTGAGCGATTTCTCTTGATAAGTAATATTGTTTACGTTGTCATCTGGTTCCTACAGGGTCCTCCACTGGGCACTTCTAGTAGTGGTTCTTCAGCTTCATCAAAGCGCCAAAAAGGTGAAAAGAACAAGAGATATGGTCAGCACCATTTTATGGGAGAGTTGTTTGCGCTTCCATTTTTGTCAAAGTTTCCTATTCCTTCCGATGCAAATGCATCCCAAACTAGAATTTTAAATGAGTGAGTTCATGAATGTCTCTCTGATATAACCCattaattacaatttgaaaCTGTCTTTCTTGTAAAATAAATTGAAGGTTTGTTTACAGATGCTTGTgtgttaatttgttttgttgtttttccctATCACATTTGGGGGATGGGGGATGGAGGATGGCGAATAATTAACTATTGGAAGCATTCCCAATGACTTCCCCCGAGGTGGTGCCTTGTTTGAATAATTGCTGCTTTTCGCCATCACCTCCTCTATGTGAAATGGCTTCCGCTTATGATTCTTTTTGAACTGTGT contains the following coding sequences:
- the LOC133851010 gene encoding uncharacterized protein LOC133851010, with the protein product MDVDVDHYLVLGLPSGEEGAKLSVDDIKKAYRSKALELHPDKRPGNKQALADFQRLHTSYEILKDEKARKFFDDLLRVKREQQRRQSERSSKRDAKRQKMVSDLEEREQAAFAPDPAAKEREEEERIAKKLREEIARIRAMHTNKGANMASAVSRESSGVKKEGMDTTGARVDKEKVLKVSWEKVGEDYTAEGLRELFSKFGEVDDVVIKSSKKKGSALVVMATKDAAVAATGSLCGHLSNPLSVLLLLPPKAAETSSAMSSPTAFEDAVLMKLQGFSRQHKAH